A window of the Gossypium hirsutum isolate 1008001.06 chromosome A05, Gossypium_hirsutum_v2.1, whole genome shotgun sequence genome harbors these coding sequences:
- the LOC107960336 gene encoding xyloglucan endotransglucosylase/hydrolase protein 22 — translation MPSSTFLSISYSLLCEKSKDKMGYSSSSKFPLLMPLMVACLIMAASGSNFHNDFDITWGDGRGKIANNGEVLTLSLDKQSGSGFQSKNEYLFGKIDMQLKLVPGNSAGTVTAYYLSSKGSTWDEIDFEFLGNLSGNPYILHTNVFSQGKGNREQQFYLWFDPTTDFHTYSILWNPQRIIFSVDDTPIREFKNMESIGVPFPKNQPMRIYSSLWNADDWATRGGLVKTDWTQAPFTASYRNFNADACVWSNGASSCKSNAPSSSTSTNNAWFSQEMDSAKQQRLQWVQQNYMIYNYCTDAKRFPQGLPPECKMS, via the exons ATGCCAAGCTCTACATTCCTCTCCATCTCATATTCTCTGCTGTGcgaaaaatcaaaagacaaaatgGGTTATTCAAGTTCTTCCAAGTTTCCCTTGCTTATGCCTCTTATGGTTGCCTGTCTGATTATGGCAGCATCTGGTAGCAACTTCCACAATGATTTTGACATCACATGGGGAGATGGGCGTGGTAAGATTGCCAACAATGGCGAGGTTCTCACTCTCTCCCTCGATAAACAATCTGGTTCTGGTTTCCAATCCAAGAATGAGTATCTTTTTGGCAAGATTGATATGCAGCTCAAGCTTGTCCCGGGAAACTCTGCTGGCACTGTCACTGCATACTAT TTATCATCAAAAGGATCAACGTGGgatgaaattgattttgagttccTTGGAAATCTAAGTGGTAACCCTTATATTCTACACACAAATGTGTTCAGTCAAGGAAAAGGCAACAGAGAACAACAATTCTACCTCTGGTTTGACCCAACTACAGATTTCCATACTTATTCCATCCTATGGAATCCACAACGCATCAT CTTCTCCGTGGATGATACACCCATTAGAGAGTTCAAAAACATGGAGTCGATTGGTGTCCCATTTCCCAAGAACCAGCCCATGAGAATTTACTCCAGCTTGTGGAATGCTGATGACTGGGCCACAAGGGGTGGTCTGGTTAAGACCGACTGGACCCAAGCTCCTTTCACTGCCTCGTACAGGAACTTCAATGCCGATGCTTGTGTGTGGTCCAATGGAGCTTCTTCCTGCAAATCAAATGCCCCATCTTCTTCTACATCAACAAACAATGCATGGTTCTCTCAAGAGATGGATTCAGCAAAGCAGCAAAGGCTACAGTGGGTGCAGCAGAATTATATGATCTACAATTACTGCACTGACGCCAAGAGATTTCCTCAAGGTCTACCTCCAGAGTGCAAGATGTCTTAA